The DNA region GTTTTCTAGCtagttgtaaatttgtaatcaTGGTCAAGAAATTGATGACTGTGCTAATAAGCTCTGTAATCATCACGAGTCTTTACTGTCGTAGTCGACGTACAAAACTCGTGACCAGAACATAATCATCCAAATTTGGAAAATAAGTGGAAAGATTCCTATAAAAGCTAGGAGACGGAAATCTCGATCTTATTTTTGAAACTTCAACGCTGTTACAGAAAAGATGGCCCGGATTTTTTGCATTGTCTAGATGATTAAGAGATCGAAGATATTAAAAGAAACTACATATGGCAAGCAGATCGATCGAATGCTTAGATGCACTGGAAAAGGAATTAGCTGGCTAGCGTCTCTTGATCTTTCCCtttccaaaacaaaattatgGTACCAAAACTATGGCACCAATTAACTAAGTACGTACAGAACTAATCAGACTTCTTATCTGTTGTTTGGGATTTGTTGATGGCTGCAGATCGCTTCTCCTCCACAGTCTTTGCATGAACCTCGTCTCTCTCCCTGAAATACTTCTCGAAAGCACCCGGAAGGAATTTAGGAATCAAGAATCCGAACATATTGGTGGAGAAATACACCAGATTTGCAACTGCAAGGCTCCTCccaaaccaaaaccaagcaatGTCCTATGCCACGGACACAACAAAATCAATCAGATTATCAACACAAACAACATGAAGCTATGAAAACTACTCCGGTTGAGAGAATTTACCTTAACTTGTGCATTTAGAGGCAGTGTTTGGTTGGTCCAGACGTCCTTTACCCAATCAGTGATCACAAAGATCCTCCGGGCTGTATAGAGAAAAGGAACTAATGCCCTCACCGGTGGGGAGAATAAAGATAATCCACAAACAATGTTCTCAGTCAGTATCTGAAAAGAGAGCAAGAACAGGTGCGGCGTGGCTGATCGGACTGCACGGTCATCTCCCCTCGCAAACCCACCCAAGACGTACGCCAGTGGCAAGAACAGCCCTATTGTGGTTCCCAAAACCTCGTAGAACCTAAACAATTTGCTTCCCATGAAAATCTCAGGCGACCCGGAGCTGGTACTGCCACGGGAAGGGAAGACCCAGCGTGAGAGTAGTAGAAGATAGGCTGAGGTGAATGCGGGGAAGACGAGATCGAGGAGTGGGACAAGACCACTAACTGAGAAAACAATGATGAATGCTACGAGTTGGAGTTCTATTACACGCAGTGATCCCAATATACCTCCCACCAACGACTGGTTCTGCTTCTTCTGGTTGTAGGGGAAGGGCTGTTTTTGGGGTGGTTTTGTGGCTGCAGGACTTATGCTGGTTCCGTCAGCGTCTGTCCGAGGAGTCACTGCTAGAGATACACCCGACATTTCCTCCTTTGCTAATTGTGTTAGTGTTTCTTGCTTGATTGGGTTGGCTGTTTTTTGAGATTCAGATCTTCTTCGTGTTAGTGAAaccagaaaaggaaaaaagtagcTAGCTTCAATAGTGATTAGTGACTCGTGATTTTTCAACTCACTCATTCAGAATAACACACAATAAAACCAAATGAAGagtaaatagaaagaaaaagaaattaaaagacaAACAGATCTTACTGATAATAGGAGCGAGAGCACAAGTGATTCACTCAAAAACCGAGTCCTCCGAACCAAAAGACGAGAAGAAAGGGTCATGGAGGATTTGTGTAACCAAGAAGAGCGGGTGTCTACAACGCCGTGAAGACACGTGGGTGAGAATTCCACGTACGTGGAGAAATCCCTGTCCAACATGTGCCAACGCTGTGGCACGTGCATGTTGCTAGTAATTTTGGGTTTATCACACTCTCTTAATTCCAATAATGAAACGAATCACGCATGCAGCAGCTTGGAGTGGATTTGATCTGAAAATCATATTCAACCCCTatcattttttccttctttgacaTGGATTAACGACTGTAACTCCTGGATAAGATTATTTGCGCATGcttcactaataaattgaatttATGGGCCATGCTTTAACAATACATATATAAGCGT from Carya illinoinensis cultivar Pawnee chromosome 6, C.illinoinensisPawnee_v1, whole genome shotgun sequence includes:
- the LOC122312935 gene encoding uncharacterized protein LOC122312935 isoform X1, producing MSELKNHESLITIEASYFFPFLVSLTRRRSESQKTANPIKQETLTQLAKEEMSGVSLAVTPRTDADGTSISPAATKPPQKQPFPYNQKKQNQSLVGGILGSLRVIELQLVAFIIVFSVSGLVPLLDLVFPAFTSAYLLLLSRWVFPSRGSTSSGSPEIFMGSKLFRFYEVLGTTIGLFLPLAYVLGGFARGDDRAVRSATPHLFLLSFQILTENIVCGLSLFSPPVRALVPFLYTARRIFVITDWVKDVWTNQTLPLNAQVKDIAWFWFGRSLAVANLVYFSTNMFGFLIPKFLPGAFEKYFRERDEVHAKTVEEKRSAAINKSQTTDKKSD
- the LOC122312935 gene encoding uncharacterized protein LOC122312935 isoform X2; this encodes MSGVSLAVTPRTDADGTSISPAATKPPQKQPFPYNQKKQNQSLVGGILGSLRVIELQLVAFIIVFSVSGLVPLLDLVFPAFTSAYLLLLSRWVFPSRGSTSSGSPEIFMGSKLFRFYEVLGTTIGLFLPLAYVLGGFARGDDRAVRSATPHLFLLSFQILTENIVCGLSLFSPPVRALVPFLYTARRIFVITDWVKDVWTNQTLPLNAQVKDIAWFWFGRSLAVANLVYFSTNMFGFLIPKFLPGAFEKYFRERDEVHAKTVEEKRSAAINKSQTTDKKSD